From a single Mycolicibacterium mengxianglii genomic region:
- the ppgK gene encoding polyphosphate--glucose phosphotransferase — protein MTESQSTSAAPERRGFGVDVGGSGVKGGIVDLDTGALIGERFKLPTPQPATPQAVADTVAAVVREFGWEGKLGVTYPGVVTNGVVRTAANVDKAWIGTDVVQIISGALDGQPVTVLNDADAAGLAEERFGAGKDNTGVIVLLTFGTGIGSAVIHNGILLPNTEFGHLEVGGKEAEHRAASSVKDRKEWTYERWTKEVTKVLVAIENAIWPDLFIAGGGISRKADKWVPLLENRTPVVAAALQNTAGIVGAAMAADHDVTH, from the coding sequence ATGACCGAATCCCAGTCGACTTCGGCCGCGCCTGAGCGTCGAGGTTTCGGCGTCGACGTCGGCGGCAGCGGCGTCAAAGGCGGCATCGTCGACCTCGATACCGGCGCCCTGATCGGCGAGCGCTTCAAACTGCCCACTCCCCAGCCCGCCACGCCGCAGGCCGTCGCCGATACGGTGGCCGCCGTCGTCAGGGAGTTCGGCTGGGAGGGCAAGCTCGGCGTCACCTACCCAGGTGTGGTCACCAACGGGGTCGTGCGCACTGCCGCCAACGTGGACAAGGCCTGGATCGGCACCGATGTCGTCCAGATCATCAGCGGTGCCCTCGACGGCCAGCCGGTGACCGTGCTCAACGACGCCGACGCCGCCGGACTCGCCGAGGAGCGCTTCGGCGCAGGCAAGGACAACACCGGAGTGATCGTGCTGCTGACCTTCGGCACCGGAATCGGTTCGGCGGTCATCCACAACGGGATCCTGCTGCCGAACACCGAATTCGGACACCTCGAGGTCGGCGGCAAAGAAGCCGAACACCGGGCCGCATCCTCGGTCAAGGACCGCAAGGAATGGACCTACGAGCGGTGGACCAAAGAAGTCACCAAAGTGCTCGTGGCCATCGAGAACGCCATCTGGCCCGACCTGTTCATCGCCGGTGGCGGCATCAGTCGCAAAGCCGACAAATGGGTGCCGCTGCTGGAGAACCGCACCCCCGTCGTTGCGGCGGCGTTGCAGAACACCGCGGGGATCGTGGGTGCCGCCATGGCTGCCGATCACGATGTGACCCACTAG
- a CDS encoding RNA polymerase sigma factor: protein MPLEVSKTERVFVAAIKASPVTEDPVTSTTTAPTDAPAKKAPVKRATKAAAKAPAKRATKAKADGAPARGRPKKATSGKADGAESVDGEEIESLDDDLEAEPDELVEGDIELEDLDTEDEAEGEVAPTEPKSAAVAPGPADEEEIAEPTEKDKASGDFVWDEEESEALRQARKDAELTASADSVRAYLKQIGKVALLNAEEEVELAKRIEAGLYATQLMAELAEKGEKLPAAQRRDMMWICRDGDRAKNHLLEANLRLVVSLAKRYTGRGMAFLDLIQEGNLGLIRAVEKFDYTKGYKFSTYATWWIRQAITRAMADQARTIRIPVHMVEVINKLGRIQRELLQDLGREPTPEELAKEMDITPEKVLEIQQYAREPISLDQTIGDEGDSQLGDFIEDSEAVVAVDAVSFTLLQDQLQSVLETLSEREAGVVRLRFGLTDGQPRTLDEIGQVYGVTRERIRQIESKTMSKLRHPSRSQVLRDYLD from the coding sequence ATGCCACTGGAAGTCAGCAAGACCGAAAGGGTGTTCGTGGCAGCGATCAAAGCAAGCCCGGTGACCGAAGATCCGGTGACCAGCACCACCACCGCTCCGACTGACGCGCCCGCCAAGAAAGCGCCCGTCAAACGGGCGACCAAGGCGGCGGCGAAGGCTCCAGCGAAGCGGGCCACCAAAGCCAAGGCCGACGGCGCTCCGGCGCGGGGACGCCCCAAGAAAGCGACGTCCGGCAAAGCCGACGGTGCCGAGTCCGTAGACGGCGAAGAGATCGAGAGCCTCGACGACGATCTGGAAGCCGAGCCGGACGAACTCGTCGAAGGTGACATCGAACTCGAAGATCTCGATACCGAAGACGAGGCCGAAGGCGAAGTCGCGCCCACCGAACCCAAGAGCGCAGCCGTGGCCCCCGGCCCGGCCGACGAAGAAGAGATCGCCGAGCCCACCGAAAAGGACAAGGCTTCCGGCGACTTCGTCTGGGACGAGGAGGAGTCCGAGGCACTGCGCCAGGCCCGTAAGGATGCCGAGCTCACCGCTTCGGCGGACTCGGTCCGGGCCTACCTCAAGCAGATCGGCAAGGTGGCCCTGCTCAACGCCGAGGAGGAGGTGGAACTCGCCAAGCGCATCGAGGCCGGCCTGTACGCCACCCAGCTGATGGCGGAACTGGCCGAGAAGGGCGAGAAACTGCCCGCCGCCCAGCGCCGCGACATGATGTGGATCTGCCGCGACGGCGACCGCGCCAAGAACCACCTGCTGGAAGCGAACCTACGTCTGGTGGTGTCGCTGGCCAAGCGCTACACCGGCCGCGGCATGGCGTTCCTGGACCTGATCCAGGAGGGCAACCTGGGTCTGATCCGCGCGGTCGAGAAGTTCGACTACACCAAGGGCTACAAGTTCTCCACCTACGCCACCTGGTGGATCCGTCAGGCCATCACGCGTGCCATGGCCGACCAGGCGCGCACCATCCGCATCCCGGTGCACATGGTGGAGGTCATCAACAAGCTCGGACGCATCCAGCGCGAGCTGCTCCAGGACCTGGGTCGTGAGCCCACTCCGGAGGAGTTGGCCAAGGAAATGGACATCACGCCGGAGAAGGTGCTGGAGATCCAGCAGTACGCGCGTGAGCCCATCTCACTGGACCAGACGATCGGCGACGAGGGTGACAGCCAGCTCGGCGACTTCATCGAGGACTCCGAGGCCGTGGTGGCCGTGGACGCGGTGAGCTTCACCCTGCTGCAGGATCAGCTGCAGTCGGTGCTGGAGACCCTCTCCGAGCGTGAGGCGGGCGTGGTGCGGTTGCGGTTCGGTCTGACCGACGGTCAGCCGCGGACCCTCGACGAGATCGGCCAGGTCTATGGCGTGACCCGCGAGCGGATCCGCCAGATCGAGTCGAAGACCATGTCGAAGCTGCGCCATCCCAGCCGGTCTCAGGTCCTGCGCGACTACCTCGACTGA
- a CDS encoding RidA family protein — MRRNISSGSQFEAVVGYSRAVRTGPFVAVAGTTGAGADVAAQTRDALERITAALAEAGATLGDVVRTRMFVTDITQWQAVAQVHSEYFGAIAPVATMVEVSALIAPELLVEIEVDAYVEPSSGAVPIGGNEPSGAGT; from the coding sequence GTGCGCAGGAACATCTCGTCCGGTTCGCAGTTCGAGGCCGTCGTCGGGTACTCGCGTGCGGTGCGCACCGGTCCGTTCGTCGCCGTGGCGGGCACCACGGGCGCCGGAGCCGACGTGGCCGCCCAGACCCGGGATGCTCTCGAGCGCATCACCGCGGCGCTGGCTGAGGCCGGCGCCACCCTCGGCGATGTGGTTCGCACCCGGATGTTCGTCACCGACATCACGCAGTGGCAGGCCGTCGCCCAGGTGCACTCGGAGTACTTCGGCGCCATCGCTCCAGTGGCCACCATGGTCGAGGTGAGTGCGCTGATAGCCCCCGAGCTCCTGGTCGAGATCGAGGTCGACGCCTACGTGGAGCCCTCTTCCGGCGCCGTCCCCATCGGTGGGAACGAGCCGTCGGGCGCGGGCACGTAG
- a CDS encoding DUF952 domain-containing protein: MTDGPEVLVHLCGAQEWASLSSRGQYRPASLADAGFIHLSTPEQVHLPANRLFAGRTDLVLVYLNPKLFAAPLRWEPGVPGDPEAMLFPHLYGPMPVEAVINVTPYVPAPDGSFPPMGTAPEEGST; the protein is encoded by the coding sequence ATGACCGACGGTCCCGAGGTTCTGGTTCATCTGTGTGGTGCGCAGGAGTGGGCATCACTTTCCTCTCGCGGGCAGTATCGCCCAGCGTCACTTGCTGACGCGGGTTTCATTCATCTTTCGACTCCTGAGCAGGTACACCTACCGGCAAATCGGTTGTTCGCCGGGCGGACCGATTTGGTACTGGTGTACCTGAACCCGAAGCTGTTCGCTGCCCCACTGCGCTGGGAACCAGGAGTTCCCGGCGATCCGGAGGCAATGTTGTTCCCACACCTCTACGGCCCCATGCCGGTCGAGGCAGTGATAAATGTCACGCCCTACGTGCCCGCGCCCGACGGCTCGTTCCCACCGATGGGGACGGCGCCGGAAGAGGGCTCCACGTAG
- a CDS encoding DUF7455 domain-containing protein: MNATLTSPELTRADRCDRCGAAARVRAKLPSGAVLLFCQHHANEHEAKLVELAAVIEVSPADL, translated from the coding sequence ATGAACGCAACTCTGACCAGTCCTGAACTCACTCGGGCTGATCGCTGCGACCGTTGCGGCGCCGCCGCGCGCGTCCGGGCGAAGTTACCGTCGGGGGCAGTGCTGCTCTTCTGCCAGCACCATGCAAACGAACACGAGGCCAAGCTGGTCGAGTTGGCCGCGGTCATCGAGGTCAGCCCCGCCGATCTGTAA
- a CDS encoding YihY/virulence factor BrkB family protein, with product MTDLPTKPSRHHIWQITKRTLAKAWDDSIFSEAAQAGFWSVLSLPPLLLGMLGSLAYIAPLFGPDTLITIQNQLVATADSFFSENVVNEIIEPTIQDIVKGARGEVVSLGFVISLWAGSSAISAWVDSIVEAHDQTLLRHPVRQRFYALGLYVAGLVIIIAAAPLVALGPRKIAEYIPDSWDSFLQYGYYPALIVSLLVLVTVLYRVSLPEPLPTHRLLIGAILATTVFLVATVGLRIYLSSITKTGYTYGALATPIAFLLFAFFLGFSIMIGAELNAAIQEEWPAPDTHANRVRFWLRQKTSEAVAVTTPKPEMSSSTPPQPPTGPADQSA from the coding sequence ATGACTGACCTGCCCACAAAGCCGTCCCGCCACCACATCTGGCAGATCACCAAACGCACGCTGGCGAAGGCGTGGGACGACTCGATCTTCTCCGAAGCCGCTCAGGCGGGATTCTGGTCGGTGTTGTCCCTGCCTCCGCTGCTGCTCGGGATGCTCGGCAGTCTGGCCTACATCGCACCCCTGTTCGGGCCTGACACCCTGATCACCATCCAGAACCAGCTGGTCGCCACGGCGGACAGCTTCTTCTCGGAGAACGTCGTCAACGAGATCATCGAGCCGACCATCCAGGACATCGTCAAAGGGGCTCGCGGCGAGGTCGTGTCGCTGGGGTTTGTCATCTCCCTGTGGGCCGGCTCCTCGGCGATCTCGGCGTGGGTGGACTCGATCGTCGAGGCTCACGATCAGACACTGCTGCGGCATCCCGTACGGCAGCGCTTCTATGCGCTCGGCCTGTATGTGGCCGGCTTGGTGATCATCATCGCCGCGGCGCCGCTGGTGGCGCTGGGGCCGCGCAAGATCGCCGAATACATCCCGGACAGTTGGGACAGCTTCCTGCAGTACGGGTATTACCCGGCGCTCATCGTGAGCCTGCTGGTCCTGGTGACGGTGTTGTACCGGGTGTCGCTGCCGGAGCCGCTGCCCACGCATCGGCTGTTGATCGGGGCGATCCTGGCCACCACGGTGTTCCTGGTGGCCACTGTCGGTCTGCGGATCTATCTCAGTTCCATCACGAAGACCGGCTACACCTACGGGGCGCTGGCCACGCCCATCGCCTTCCTGCTGTTCGCCTTCTTCCTGGGCTTCTCGATCATGATCGGCGCGGAGCTCAATGCCGCGATCCAGGAGGAGTGGCCGGCCCCGGACACCCATGCCAATCGGGTGCGCTTCTGGCTGCGGCAGAAGACCAGCGAGGCTGTCGCGGTGACGACGCCGAAACCGGAGATGTCATCGTCGACGCCGCCCCAGCCGCCGACCGGCCCAGCGGACCAGTCGGCGTAG
- a CDS encoding DUF3039 domain-containing protein, translating to MQTDTLERTDADERTDDGTDDDRPKFFHYVKKEKIAESAVMGTHVVALCGEVFPVTRSAKPGSPVCPDCKRIYESLKKS from the coding sequence ATGCAGACCGACACTCTCGAACGCACCGATGCTGACGAACGCACTGACGACGGGACCGACGATGATCGGCCCAAGTTCTTTCACTACGTCAAGAAAGAAAAAATCGCTGAGAGCGCAGTGATGGGCACTCACGTCGTCGCATTGTGTGGCGAGGTGTTTCCCGTCACTCGGTCGGCGAAGCCGGGCTCGCCGGTGTGTCCGGACTGCAAGCGCATCTACGAATCGCTCAAGAAGAGCTGA
- a CDS encoding DUF3099 domain-containing protein: MKQGPELGFDDDGRPVLITQAAPPYEEEHRKRVRKYLTIMSFRIPALLLAALAYSMWENGWLSLLIVAVSIPLPWVAVLIANDRPPRRREEPRRFADRHRRIPLFPTAERPALQPGTVPTDPGSMGSPEGSTSHMRDF; the protein is encoded by the coding sequence ATGAAGCAGGGACCGGAGCTGGGTTTCGACGACGACGGTCGGCCGGTACTGATCACCCAGGCGGCGCCCCCGTACGAGGAAGAGCACCGCAAGCGCGTCCGGAAGTATTTGACGATCATGTCATTTCGCATTCCGGCGCTGCTCCTGGCTGCCCTGGCCTACAGCATGTGGGAAAACGGTTGGCTCTCACTGCTTATCGTCGCGGTGTCCATCCCGCTGCCCTGGGTTGCGGTACTGATCGCCAACGACCGCCCGCCCCGGCGCCGTGAGGAACCGCGCCGTTTCGCAGACCGGCACCGGCGAATCCCGTTGTTCCCCACTGCTGAGCGGCCGGCATTGCAACCCGGAACGGTCCCAACGGATCCCGGTTCGATGGGGTCCCCGGAGGGTTCCACCTCCCACATGAGGGACTTTTAG
- a CDS encoding sigma-70 family RNA polymerase sigma factor, with protein MANAAVTRIEGDLDAQSPAADLVRVYLNGIGKTALLNAADEVELAKRIEAGLYAQHLLETRKRLGENRKRDLAAVVRDGQAARSHLLEANLRLVVSLAKRYTGRGMPLLDLIQEGNLGLIRAMEKFDYAKGFKFSTYATWWIRQAITRGMADQSRTIRLPVHLVEQVNKLARIKREMHQNLGREATDEELAEESGIPVEKINDLLEHSRDPVSLDMPVGSDEEAPLGDFIEDSEALSAENSVIAELLHTDIRNVLSTLDEREHQVIRLRFGLDDGQPRTLDQIGKLFGLSRERVRQIEREVMAKLRHGERADRLRSYAS; from the coding sequence ATGGCAAATGCCGCCGTTACTCGTATCGAAGGCGATCTGGACGCCCAGAGTCCAGCCGCGGACCTTGTACGGGTGTATCTGAACGGTATCGGCAAGACGGCGTTGCTCAACGCCGCCGATGAAGTGGAACTCGCCAAGCGCATCGAGGCAGGGCTGTATGCACAGCATCTGCTGGAAACCCGGAAGCGCCTCGGAGAGAACCGTAAACGCGATCTGGCGGCTGTCGTCCGCGACGGCCAGGCGGCGCGTAGTCATCTGCTGGAAGCGAACCTGCGTCTGGTCGTCTCGTTGGCCAAGCGCTACACCGGGCGCGGTATGCCACTGCTGGACCTCATCCAGGAGGGCAATCTCGGCCTCATCCGAGCGATGGAAAAGTTCGACTACGCCAAGGGTTTCAAGTTCTCGACGTATGCCACCTGGTGGATCCGTCAGGCCATCACCCGTGGCATGGCCGACCAGAGCCGCACCATCCGCCTGCCTGTCCATCTCGTGGAGCAGGTGAACAAGCTCGCCCGCATCAAGCGGGAGATGCACCAGAACCTCGGCCGGGAAGCCACCGACGAGGAACTGGCCGAGGAGTCCGGCATCCCGGTCGAGAAGATCAACGATCTGCTCGAGCACAGCCGCGATCCGGTGTCGCTGGACATGCCGGTCGGTAGTGATGAAGAAGCTCCACTCGGCGACTTCATCGAGGACTCGGAAGCACTCTCGGCCGAGAACTCGGTGATCGCCGAACTGCTGCACACCGACATCCGCAACGTGTTGTCGACGCTGGACGAACGTGAGCATCAGGTGATCCGGCTGCGCTTCGGTCTTGACGACGGCCAGCCCCGCACTCTGGATCAGATCGGCAAGCTGTTCGGCCTGTCCCGCGAGCGGGTCCGGCAGATCGAACGTGAGGTAATGGCGAAACTGCGCCATGGGGAGCGCGCTGATCGGTTGCGCTCCTACGCGAGCTGA
- a CDS encoding metal-dependent transcriptional regulator: MNDLVDTTEMYLRTIYDLEEEGVIPLRARIAERLEQSGPTVSQTVSRMERDGLLHVAGDRHLELTDTGRALAVAVMRKHRLAERLLVDVIGLPWEEVHAEACRWEHVMSEDVERRLLAVLDNPTVSPFGNPIPGLSELGLGTDPGAEEPNLVRLTELPAGSPVAVVVRQLTEHVQGDTMLISRLKEAGVVPNARVTVETNPLGGVIIIIPGHENVELPHEMAHAVKVEKV; the protein is encoded by the coding sequence ATGAACGACCTGGTCGATACCACAGAAATGTATCTGCGGACGATCTACGACCTCGAAGAAGAGGGCGTCATACCGCTGCGCGCGCGCATCGCCGAGCGGCTGGAGCAGAGCGGCCCCACCGTCAGCCAGACCGTGTCGCGGATGGAGCGCGACGGACTGTTGCACGTGGCCGGCGACCGGCACCTGGAACTCACCGACACCGGCCGCGCCCTGGCCGTCGCCGTCATGCGCAAGCATCGGCTGGCCGAGCGGCTGCTGGTCGACGTGATCGGTCTGCCCTGGGAAGAAGTTCACGCCGAGGCGTGCCGGTGGGAGCACGTGATGAGTGAGGATGTCGAGCGGCGCCTCCTCGCGGTGCTGGACAACCCGACGGTGTCGCCGTTCGGCAACCCGATCCCGGGTCTGTCCGAGCTCGGGCTCGGTACGGACCCCGGCGCCGAGGAACCCAACCTGGTACGGCTGACCGAGCTGCCGGCGGGGTCGCCGGTTGCCGTTGTGGTCCGCCAGCTCACCGAGCATGTCCAGGGCGACACGATGCTGATCAGCCGACTCAAAGAGGCCGGCGTGGTGCCCAACGCGCGCGTCACCGTGGAGACCAATCCGCTCGGCGGGGTGATCATCATCATCCCCGGCCACGAGAACGTCGAACTCCCCCACGAGATGGCGCACGCCGTCAAGGTGGAAAAGGTCTGA
- a CDS encoding DUF4192 domain-containing protein translates to MTPHDFDHHFDFDAGGAGFDLNRPGALIAALPAILGFTPEKSLIVVSVDRGQLGAVLRVDLGPDLRDGLEGLVSVTASARPEAAIAIIVDPEGALCPMCNDEHRRLCTALADELDGYGIPLWAAHLVDRVGAGGRWHCVDGCGSRGRVDDPEASPVTVAAVLDGRRLYGRRADLESVIAVTDISRTQRVAEALAALQAGGCTPDHDDPADRAYRAVQDGLDAITRIEKGETLTDAEIAVVAHGLADLRVRDTMYALAVGERAAAAETLWATLARLLPAPWRVEALVQLAFSAYVRGDGPLTGVALEAALRVDPTHRMGGLLDAALQSGMRPEQIRELALTGYRLADELGVVLPPRQAPGRRAG, encoded by the coding sequence ATGACCCCACACGACTTCGACCATCACTTCGACTTCGACGCCGGCGGTGCCGGTTTCGACCTGAACCGCCCCGGCGCGCTGATCGCCGCGCTACCCGCCATCCTCGGCTTCACCCCGGAGAAATCGCTGATCGTGGTGTCAGTGGACCGCGGGCAGCTGGGTGCCGTTCTGCGGGTGGACCTCGGTCCCGATCTGCGCGACGGCTTGGAAGGCCTGGTCTCGGTCACCGCGTCGGCGCGCCCCGAGGCTGCGATCGCGATCATCGTCGACCCGGAGGGCGCGCTGTGCCCCATGTGCAACGACGAGCACCGCAGGCTGTGCACGGCGCTGGCCGACGAACTGGACGGCTACGGCATCCCGCTGTGGGCCGCTCATCTGGTCGACCGGGTGGGCGCGGGAGGACGGTGGCACTGCGTCGACGGTTGCGGCTCCAGGGGCCGCGTAGACGACCCGGAAGCCTCACCGGTCACGGTGGCCGCGGTGCTCGACGGCCGCCGGTTGTACGGGCGCCGGGCGGACCTCGAGTCGGTCATCGCGGTGACGGATATCAGCCGCACTCAGCGCGTTGCGGAGGCACTGGCCGCATTGCAGGCCGGCGGGTGCACGCCTGATCACGACGACCCCGCCGACCGGGCATACCGCGCTGTGCAGGACGGCCTGGACGCCATCACGCGGATCGAGAAGGGTGAGACGCTCACCGATGCCGAGATCGCGGTTGTCGCCCACGGCCTGGCCGATCTCCGCGTGCGGGACACCATGTACGCCCTGGCGGTCGGGGAACGCGCCGCCGCGGCCGAGACGCTGTGGGCCACCCTGGCGCGGCTGCTACCGGCGCCGTGGCGCGTCGAGGCGTTGGTCCAGCTGGCGTTCTCGGCCTATGTTCGCGGCGACGGGCCGCTGACGGGGGTGGCGCTCGAGGCGGCGTTGCGGGTCGATCCGACGCACCGGATGGGCGGCCTGCTCGACGCTGCGCTGCAATCCGGCATGCGCCCCGAACAGATCCGGGAGCTCGCGCTCACCGGATACCGGCTGGCTGATGAGCTGGGCGTCGTGCTGCCGCCGCGTCAGGCCCCTGGCCGCCGGGCCGGGTGA
- the sthA gene encoding Si-specific NAD(P)(+) transhydrogenase, which yields MGSMEAYDLVVIGSGPGGQRAAIAAAKLGKTVAVIERGLMLGGVCVNTGTIPSKTLREAVVYLTGMNQRELYGASYRVKEKITPADLLARTQHVISREIDVVRSQLMRNRIELYTGHGRFVDEHTVLVEDPGRAERITVSGAKFVLATGTKPARPAGVEFDTERVLDSDGILDLKSIPTSMVVVGAGVIGIEYASMFAALGTKVTVVEKRPAMLEFCDAEIIEALRFHLRDLAVTFRFGEEVTAVDVGAAGTVTTLASGKQIPAETVMYSAGRQGQTDHLDLPNAGLEADDRGRIFVDDNFCTKVDHIYAVGDVIGFPALAATSMEQGRLAACHAFGEPTKGMMDLQPIGIYSIPEVSYVGATETDLTKDSVPYEVGVSRYRELARGQIAGDSYGMLKLLVSTEDLRLLGVHIFGSNATEMVHIGQAVMGCGGTVEYLVDAVFNYPTFSEAYKVAALDVMNKLRALHQFRSR from the coding sequence ATGGGTTCCATGGAGGCGTACGACCTCGTTGTCATCGGTTCAGGGCCTGGCGGCCAACGGGCGGCAATCGCTGCCGCCAAGCTGGGTAAGACGGTCGCGGTGATCGAACGCGGGCTGATGCTCGGCGGGGTTTGCGTCAACACCGGCACCATCCCGTCAAAGACCCTGCGGGAGGCCGTCGTCTACCTCACCGGGATGAATCAGCGCGAGCTCTACGGCGCCAGCTACCGGGTGAAGGAAAAGATCACCCCCGCCGACCTGCTGGCCCGCACTCAGCACGTCATCAGCCGGGAGATCGACGTGGTGCGGTCCCAGCTGATGCGCAACCGCATCGAGCTCTACACCGGACACGGCCGCTTCGTCGACGAACACACCGTCCTCGTCGAGGATCCCGGTCGCGCCGAACGCATCACCGTCAGCGGGGCCAAGTTCGTGCTGGCCACCGGTACCAAGCCGGCGCGCCCGGCCGGGGTCGAATTCGACACCGAACGCGTCCTGGACTCGGACGGGATCCTCGACCTCAAGTCGATCCCGACTTCGATGGTCGTGGTCGGAGCAGGGGTGATCGGCATCGAATACGCGTCGATGTTCGCGGCGCTGGGCACCAAGGTGACCGTGGTGGAGAAGCGCCCGGCCATGTTGGAGTTCTGTGACGCCGAGATCATCGAGGCGCTGCGGTTCCACCTCCGCGATCTCGCGGTGACGTTCCGGTTCGGCGAAGAGGTCACCGCCGTCGACGTCGGCGCCGCAGGCACCGTCACCACGCTGGCCAGCGGCAAGCAGATTCCGGCCGAGACCGTGATGTATTCGGCGGGCAGGCAGGGGCAGACCGATCACCTCGACCTCCCCAACGCCGGCCTGGAGGCAGACGACCGGGGCCGCATCTTCGTCGACGACAACTTCTGCACCAAGGTCGACCACATCTATGCGGTCGGGGACGTCATCGGGTTCCCGGCCCTGGCGGCGACGTCGATGGAGCAGGGCCGACTGGCCGCCTGTCACGCCTTCGGCGAGCCCACGAAGGGCATGATGGACCTCCAGCCGATCGGCATCTACTCCATCCCGGAAGTGTCCTACGTCGGCGCCACCGAGACGGACCTCACCAAGGACTCCGTGCCGTACGAAGTCGGTGTGTCCCGATACCGGGAACTCGCCCGCGGACAGATCGCCGGCGACTCCTACGGCATGCTCAAACTGTTGGTGTCCACCGAGGACCTGCGGCTGCTGGGGGTGCACATCTTCGGCAGCAACGCCACCGAGATGGTCCACATCGGGCAGGCGGTGATGGGCTGCGGGGGCACAGTCGAATACCTGGTGGACGCGGTGTTCAATTACCCGACGTTCTCCGAGGCCTACAAGGTTGCGGCACTGGATGTGATGAACAAACTTCGCGCCCTCCACCAGTTCCGCAGTCGCTGA
- a CDS encoding proteasome assembly chaperone family protein: protein MSDIDGPGHDSEPQAEGPYQPDHSGMYELEFPAPQLSSADGRGPVLVHALEGFSDAGHAIKLAADHLRESLDTELVASFAIDELLDYRSRRPLMTFKADHFTSYDDPELNLYALRDSVGTPFLLLAGMEPDLKWERFITAVRLLAERLGVRRTIGLGAIPMAVPHTRPVTLTAHANDRELISGHTPWVGEVQVPASVSNLLEYRLAQHGHEVMGFTVHVPHYLAQTDYPEAARALLEQVADASSLELPTAALVEAAAEVRVKIDEQVEASAEVAQVVSALERQYDAFVAAQENRSLLAHDEELPSGDELGAEFERFLAQQAGEEYQDPFRDDNGTT from the coding sequence ATGAGCGACATCGACGGTCCCGGACACGACTCGGAGCCGCAGGCGGAGGGGCCTTACCAGCCGGACCACAGCGGGATGTACGAGTTGGAGTTTCCGGCACCGCAGCTGTCGTCGGCGGACGGACGCGGACCGGTGCTGGTGCACGCGTTGGAGGGCTTCTCCGACGCCGGGCACGCCATCAAGTTGGCCGCTGACCACCTGCGGGAGTCCCTCGACACCGAACTGGTGGCATCGTTCGCCATCGACGAGCTGCTCGACTACCGGTCGCGCCGTCCACTGATGACGTTCAAGGCAGACCACTTCACCAGCTACGACGATCCCGAGCTGAACCTCTATGCCCTCCGCGACAGCGTGGGCACACCGTTCCTGCTGCTGGCCGGGATGGAGCCCGACTTGAAGTGGGAGCGGTTCATCACCGCGGTGCGGCTGCTGGCCGAACGGCTGGGAGTGCGTCGCACCATCGGGCTGGGAGCCATCCCGATGGCGGTCCCCCACACCCGGCCGGTGACATTGACCGCCCACGCCAACGATCGCGAACTGATCTCCGGGCACACCCCGTGGGTCGGCGAGGTCCAGGTACCCGCCAGCGTCTCCAACCTGCTCGAGTACCGACTGGCCCAGCACGGACACGAGGTCATGGGCTTCACCGTCCACGTGCCGCACTACCTGGCCCAGACCGATTATCCGGAAGCAGCCAGGGCGCTGCTCGAGCAGGTGGCCGACGCCAGTTCGCTGGAGCTGCCCACAGCGGCGCTCGTTGAGGCCGCCGCGGAGGTACGGGTCAAGATCGACGAGCAGGTCGAGGCCAGTGCCGAAGTCGCTCAGGTGGTGAGCGCCCTGGAGCGACAGTACGATGCATTCGTTGCCGCGCAGGAGAATCGCTCGCTGCTGGCCCACGACGAGGAACTCCCCAGCGGTGACGAGCTCGGCGCGGAGTTCGAGCGATTTCTGGCCCAGCAGGCGGGCGAGGAATACCAGGACCCGTTCCGGGACGACAACGGCACCACCTGA